The Marinitoga hydrogenitolerans DSM 16785 genome includes the window AAAGCTTTTGACATATGAGCAAATATATAATAATGTTTTCCTGCTTTTATCTTTACATATATGCCATATCCATTATCTTTTTTTACTTCAACAACCTTCCCAGTAACAGCAGACAAAATCGGCAATCCTTCACTTAATGCAATGTCTATTCCTGAATGAAATCGTTTCTCTTTGTAAATTGGATGAATTCTCCACCCATACAATGATGTAATCTCCCCCCAAACAGGCCATGAAACATCAACATTTTTATTAAAACTCAGCCCTATATATTCATACGGTATTTCTAATTTTTGCCCTATGTATAATAAGTTTGGATTTTTTATATTATTATATTCTGCAATTAAACTGGCATCTGAAAAAAATGTTTTAGCTATATAACTCAAACTATCTCCAGATTTTACCTCATAAATAATTACGGGTTTTTCTGGTATGA containing:
- a CDS encoding M23 family metallopeptidase translates to MRNRFILLILIALPLLIFSVKTYTYTIQSGDSLEKIANKLNIPLSIIIDYNPEYAYKKYIYAGKKLIIPEKPVIIYEVKSGDSLSYIAKTFFSDASLIAEYNNIKNPNLLYIGQKLEIPYEYIGLSFNKNVDVSWPVWGEITSLYGWRIHPIYKEKRFHSGIDIALSEGLPILSAVTGKVVEVKKDNGYGIYVKIKAGKHYYIFAHMSKALAVVGEIVKKGELIGRIGSTGISTGPHVHFEVRTLAERSIDPFNLLPGFKYAHVPIEKHYMGGN